One Campylobacteraceae bacterium DNA window includes the following coding sequences:
- the phnD gene encoding phosphonate ABC transporter substrate-binding protein has translation MKLIQKLTLSALVLSSSLMAQEKWPDQITFGAIPVAGSTSMKENFQPLADFLEKQLGIKVKLQLAGDYTGVITGMRYKSIDVAYLGPKSYVEAARRANAEALVVEVDAESGLPGYRGTIITKKGSGLKTLADLKNKRWAFTSSQSTSGTLVPSIMFAKNNIDPQKYFSKVLYSGGHEASILSIKAGKIDAASTNNLDFNRGLGKQWKRDDFNIIWTSELIPGAPIAVRKDMPQSLKMAIKGAFLSYNDPKGLEKLKNKGFIKADDSLYDSVRALIKLKKELKNKK, from the coding sequence TAAGCTCAAGTCTAATGGCACAAGAAAAATGGCCAGATCAAATTACTTTTGGAGCTATTCCAGTTGCTGGTTCTACGTCTATGAAAGAAAACTTTCAACCCTTAGCCGATTTTTTAGAAAAACAATTAGGCATTAAAGTAAAACTTCAATTAGCGGGGGATTATACAGGTGTTATTACAGGTATGAGATATAAAAGTATTGATGTTGCTTATTTAGGACCTAAGTCATATGTAGAAGCTGCAAGAAGAGCAAATGCAGAAGCCTTAGTTGTTGAAGTGGATGCTGAATCAGGACTACCAGGATATAGAGGAACTATTATTACAAAAAAAGGTTCTGGTTTAAAAACTTTAGCCGATCTAAAAAATAAAAGATGGGCATTTACCTCATCACAATCAACATCAGGAACATTAGTTCCAAGTATTATGTTTGCAAAAAACAATATTGATCCACAAAAATATTTCTCAAAAGTATTATATTCAGGTGGTCATGAAGCTTCGATTCTTTCAATTAAAGCTGGAAAAATAGATGCTGCATCTACTAATAACTTAGATTTTAATAGAGGTTTAGGAAAACAATGGAAAAGAGATGATTTTAATATTATTTGGACTTCAGAACTAATTCCAGGAGCTCCAATAGCTGTACGAAAAGATATGCCTCAATCACTAAAAATGGCAATCAAAGGTGCTTTTTTATCATATAACGATCCAAAAGGTTTAGAAAAACTTAAAAACAAGGGTTTCATAAAAGCTGATGATTCTTTATATGATTCTGTAAGAGCATTAATAAAATTAAAAAAAGAATTAAAAAATAAAAAATAA
- the phnE gene encoding phosphonate ABC transporter, permease protein PhnE, producing the protein MNIEELRVSSNPFTKTKLSVIIVFLFILAQSWNDTEMSFYSLINGFDYMRDYIGGIKDIEGSGFFPPNLNTADIYTYALSMLETIQMAVVALFLSILLAVPLSYMSSKNIINILIPGQTFFHRVLKNVIYSTATFIANVFRSINEIIWALIFVSAVGLGPMAGILALAIHTAGVLSKLLSEGNEAIDPGPVEALNTTGAGFIKVLIFAVIPQTMPHFISMALYRFESDVRSASILGFVGAGGIGFYLFDKMRSFENSDVCTIIIIIIITVWTLDKISSSIRKRFI; encoded by the coding sequence ATGAATATTGAAGAGTTAAGAGTTAGTAGCAATCCTTTTACAAAAACAAAACTAAGCGTAATTATTGTTTTTTTATTTATTCTAGCTCAAAGTTGGAATGATACTGAGATGAGTTTTTATTCATTAATCAACGGTTTTGATTATATGAGGGATTATATTGGAGGAATAAAAGACATTGAAGGAAGTGGTTTTTTCCCACCAAATTTAAATACAGCGGATATTTATACCTATGCACTGTCTATGTTAGAAACTATTCAAATGGCAGTTGTTGCTTTGTTTTTATCAATACTTTTAGCTGTTCCATTATCATATATGAGTTCAAAAAATATTATTAATATTCTAATACCTGGACAGACTTTTTTTCATAGAGTTTTGAAAAATGTCATTTATTCTACTGCTACATTTATAGCCAATGTTTTTAGATCCATTAATGAAATCATATGGGCTTTAATTTTTGTATCAGCAGTAGGCCTTGGCCCAATGGCTGGAATTTTAGCACTTGCAATTCATACAGCAGGCGTTTTATCAAAACTACTAAGTGAAGGCAATGAAGCTATTGATCCAGGCCCAGTAGAAGCTTTAAATACAACAGGAGCAGGTTTTATTAAAGTTTTAATTTTTGCAGTGATTCCTCAAACAATGCCTCATTTTATATCCATGGCTTTATATAGATTTGAATCAGATGTAAGATCCGCTTCAATCTTAGGATTTGTAGGGGCAGGTGGAATTGGTTTTTATTTATTTGACAAAATGAGATCTTTTGAGAACTCAGATGTATGTACAATTATCATAATTATAATTATTACCGTATGGACTTTAGACAAAATAAGTTCAAGTATTAGAAAAAGGTTTATTTAA
- a CDS encoding phosphonate C-P lyase system protein PhnG — MKREDINVLCQEVDIKKLENIYKIINKNHKIRVLTKASEQTLLVPVKDPISNGSFYAGEVLVTSTILEVNKTKGWSMVMDSNYDLSLYTAVVDACFEADIYKNEIIELLEKAKEDKNKKIKMRNKKVNSTKVSFDLM, encoded by the coding sequence ATGAAAAGAGAAGATATTAATGTTTTATGCCAAGAAGTAGACATTAAAAAACTAGAAAATATATATAAAATAATTAACAAAAACCATAAGATCAGAGTTTTAACAAAAGCGAGTGAACAAACACTTTTAGTTCCAGTAAAAGACCCTATCTCAAATGGAAGTTTTTATGCAGGAGAAGTTTTAGTTACTTCTACTATTTTGGAAGTGAACAAAACAAAAGGCTGGAGCATGGTGATGGATTCTAATTATGATTTATCATTATATACAGCTGTTGTAGATGCTTGTTTTGAAGCAGATATTTACAAAAATGAAATTATCGAACTCTTAGAAAAAGCAAAAGAAGATAAAAATAAAAAAATAAAAATGAGAAATAAAAAAGTCAATTCAACTAAAGTCTCTTTTGATTTAATGTAA
- the phnH gene encoding phosphonate C-P lyase system protein PhnH, translated as MKNNDLEQINRNNFKVLMNVLSQPGKIQKVQTLFNSNILALANTLLYSEVSFYYEGDEDFTLIEAITNSTKEEITNADYIFCDEVNENLLLKAKIGKDKDPELSATLIFKCKNFKGLKVLLTGPGINKSREVFLPINKSFIDSFNEKNSLYPLGNEVFFLNEINEVLAISRTTKLELI; from the coding sequence ATGAAAAATAATGATCTTGAACAAATAAATAGAAATAACTTTAAAGTCTTAATGAATGTTTTATCACAACCTGGAAAAATCCAAAAAGTTCAAACTCTTTTTAACTCGAATATATTAGCACTTGCAAATACACTTTTGTATTCAGAAGTAAGTTTTTATTATGAAGGAGATGAAGATTTTACTTTAATTGAAGCAATAACAAATAGTACTAAAGAAGAAATCACAAATGCTGATTATATTTTTTGTGATGAAGTAAATGAAAACTTATTATTAAAAGCAAAAATAGGAAAAGATAAAGATCCCGAGTTATCAGCAACACTAATTTTTAAGTGTAAAAATTTTAAAGGTTTAAAGGTTTTATTAACAGGACCTGGAATTAATAAATCTAGAGAAGTATTTTTACCAATAAATAAATCTTTTATTGACTCTTTTAATGAAAAAAATTCTTTATATCCTTTGGGAAATGAAGTATTTTTTTTAAATGAAATAAATGAAGTCCTCGCAATATCGAGAACAACAAAACTGGAGTTAATATAA
- a CDS encoding carbon-phosphorus lyase complex subunit PhnI: MAFYAIKGGEEAIKNSLSYYNDYSKEQNNINDEDLINTLTFSIDKVISEASLYSKKLAAKAIKRSAGDLLNASFFLRAHRSTCQRIGIAKELDVNDMKLQRRISSAFKDIKGGQLLGPSNDYEIKLLNETKKEYVNLENYSDKNNVIKSALTPLREQNLIKKLKQDKTIWDITRNYPNAPYPRSAVLQVMSRAESGSLLAVSYTTMRGYGDVHPTIGDLRIGTLDIKFTHPFTKKEVLIGEIEATAVECAGTFNKDEQGETKLTTGFGFCFGKNETKTISMAITDLTLYNKPYSVGSDYILAADYEMIMHHLDGIESFGMTSHFKLPHYVTFQTDYQIFKCAKEYVKETN, encoded by the coding sequence ATGGCATTTTACGCAATAAAAGGTGGAGAAGAAGCTATTAAAAATTCTTTATCTTATTATAATGATTATTCAAAAGAACAAAACAATATTAACGATGAAGATTTAATAAATACCTTAACATTTTCAATTGATAAAGTAATTAGTGAAGCTTCTTTATACAGTAAAAAACTAGCAGCGAAAGCGATCAAAAGATCAGCAGGAGATCTCTTAAATGCTTCATTTTTTTTAAGAGCTCACCGGTCAACGTGTCAAAGAATTGGAATAGCAAAAGAGCTTGATGTAAATGATATGAAATTACAAAGGCGTATTTCATCAGCATTTAAAGATATAAAAGGAGGACAGTTATTAGGACCTTCAAATGATTATGAAATAAAACTTTTAAATGAAACAAAAAAAGAATACGTAAACTTAGAAAACTATTCAGATAAAAACAATGTAATTAAATCAGCACTTACTCCTTTACGTGAGCAAAACTTAATTAAAAAACTTAAACAAGATAAAACTATTTGGGATATTACAAGAAACTATCCAAATGCTCCTTATCCTAGAAGTGCAGTGTTACAAGTTATGAGCAGAGCTGAGAGTGGGAGTTTATTAGCAGTTTCTTATACAACAATGAGAGGGTATGGTGATGTGCATCCTACTATTGGAGATTTAAGAATTGGTACATTAGATATTAAATTCACACATCCTTTTACAAAAAAAGAAGTATTAATAGGTGAAATTGAAGCAACAGCAGTTGAATGTGCGGGAACATTTAATAAAGATGAGCAAGGAGAGACAAAACTAACGACTGGTTTTGGTTTTTGTTTTGGAAAAAATGAAACAAAAACTATTTCTATGGCTATTACAGATTTAACACTTTATAACAAACCTTATTCTGTTGGTTCAGATTATATTCTAGCAGCTGATTACGAAATGATTATGCATCATTTAGACGGTATTGAATCTTTTGGAATGACAAGTCATTTTAAGTTACCACATTATGTAACCTTCCAAACGGATTATCAGATTTTTAAATGTGCTAAAGAATATGTAAAGGAGACAAATTAA
- a CDS encoding alpha-D-ribose 1-methylphosphonate 5-phosphate C-P-lyase PhnJ, with protein sequence MRYGFLDEDAKKEIRRSILKAIAIPGYIVSFASRELPIARGWGTGGLQITLSIINEKDTLKVIDQGCDGSVNAVNIRNFIKSVTNVKTTSHTKDATIIQTRHRVPERPLEENQVLVYQVPTPDILEPVEPNSSKQKILHANADYSKLWVLLYEDTSMFGDSRISNRYPVMVNDRYAMDPSPIPKYDTQKLNNCKALQLFGAGREKKIYAIPPYTKVEPLKFEDREFKVEHFDNKECQRCGCSTSFLDEVYDDNGKVNFYCNDTDFCDSQKREK encoded by the coding sequence ATGAGATATGGTTTTTTAGATGAAGACGCAAAAAAAGAGATTAGAAGATCTATTTTAAAAGCAATTGCAATTCCTGGGTATATTGTTTCTTTTGCATCAAGAGAATTACCTATTGCAAGGGGTTGGGGAACGGGAGGTTTGCAAATTACTTTGTCAATAATAAATGAAAAAGATACTTTGAAAGTCATTGATCAAGGTTGTGATGGTAGTGTAAATGCAGTAAATATTAGAAATTTCATTAAATCTGTTACCAATGTTAAAACAACAAGTCATACAAAAGATGCCACAATTATACAAACAAGACACAGAGTTCCAGAACGGCCCTTAGAAGAGAATCAAGTTTTAGTATATCAAGTACCTACCCCTGATATTTTAGAACCAGTTGAACCAAATTCTTCTAAACAAAAGATTCTACATGCCAATGCTGATTATTCAAAACTTTGGGTTTTGTTATATGAAGATACTTCAATGTTTGGAGATAGCCGAATATCAAATAGATATCCAGTAATGGTAAATGATAGATATGCAATGGACCCAAGTCCTATTCCTAAATATGATACGCAAAAGCTAAATAATTGTAAAGCTTTACAACTTTTTGGAGCAGGAAGAGAAAAAAAGATTTATGCCATTCCTCCATATACAAAAGTCGAACCTTTAAAGTTTGAGGATAGAGAGTTTAAAGTTGAGCATTTTGATAATAAAGAATGCCAGCGATGTGGATGTTCTACTTCCTTCTTAGATGAAGTTTATGATGATAATGGAAAAGTAAATTTTTATTGTAATGATACAGATTTTTGCGATAGTCAAAAGAGAGAGAAATAA
- a CDS encoding ATP-binding cassette domain-containing protein yields the protein MVLNIKNLSKVFGKFCSQCLNSTGANVNSSICPRCNSVVGVNNINLSLNKGEVLGIVGESGSGKSTLLQLIYQDLEKSYGEIFVKDFVNKNGKKKNILDANLNELAYLRNSLMSMIYQNPRLGLNYNFSSGGNIAEKIIMSGNKKYKEIRQRALYFLEKTEIPTSRIDDYPEYFSGGQQQRIQISKALSSNPKILLLDEPTTGLDLSVQAKILDLIKELQHEIGFAMIVVSHDLGVIKHLTDITVVMKNGQIVENGLTDQILEDPQHPYTQLLVSSIL from the coding sequence ATGGTATTAAATATAAAAAATTTATCAAAAGTATTTGGAAAATTTTGTTCACAGTGTTTAAATTCAACAGGTGCCAATGTTAATAGCTCAATTTGCCCTAGATGTAATAGTGTCGTTGGCGTTAATAATATAAACTTATCTTTAAATAAAGGCGAAGTTTTAGGAATAGTAGGAGAGAGTGGTTCTGGAAAATCAACACTCTTACAACTTATTTACCAAGACCTAGAAAAAAGTTATGGAGAAATATTTGTTAAAGATTTTGTAAATAAAAATGGCAAAAAAAAGAATATTTTAGATGCTAATTTAAATGAATTGGCTTATTTAAGAAATTCTTTAATGTCAATGATTTATCAAAATCCAAGATTGGGTTTAAATTATAATTTTTCTTCAGGTGGTAATATTGCAGAGAAAATAATAATGAGTGGTAATAAAAAATATAAAGAGATTAGACAAAGAGCTTTATACTTTTTAGAAAAAACAGAAATTCCAACATCGAGAATTGATGATTATCCTGAATACTTTTCAGGGGGACAGCAACAAAGAATACAAATTTCAAAAGCTTTATCTTCAAATCCTAAGATTCTTTTATTAGATGAACCAACAACAGGACTTGATTTATCAGTGCAAGCAAAAATACTAGACTTAATTAAAGAATTACAACATGAAATTGGTTTTGCAATGATTGTTGTTTCGCATGATTTAGGGGTAATAAAACACCTTACCGATATTACTGTTGTTATGAAAAATGGGCAAATTGTAGAAAATGGTTTAACCGATCAAATTTTAGAAGATCCTCAACATCCATATACACAATTACTTGTATCTTCAATACTTTAA
- the phnL gene encoding phosphonate C-P lyase system protein PhnL gives MIRLDVKNLHKTFTIHTQGGVKVKAFENINLTVKKGEFLSLYGPSGAGKSSILKTLYRTYTTSSGEINFYTDNGSLINLAKATQSEILKLRKSSIGYVSQFLQILPRLSAVDVVSEQLILKGESEVISRLKAKEMLSYLSIREELFNLSPLSFSGGEQQRVNIAKGIIAPKSLLLLDEPTASLDKTNTMKVIEKLKEIKKQGVAMIGIFHDLEAMQSISDSIYELKRVG, from the coding sequence ATGATTAGATTAGACGTCAAAAATTTACATAAAACATTTACAATTCATACCCAAGGAGGAGTGAAAGTAAAAGCTTTTGAAAATATAAATTTAACAGTTAAAAAAGGAGAATTTTTATCTCTTTATGGACCAAGTGGAGCAGGAAAATCTTCAATATTAAAAACCTTATACAGAACATATACCACAAGCTCTGGTGAGATTAATTTTTACACAGACAATGGCTCTTTAATAAATTTAGCCAAAGCTACCCAGAGTGAAATTTTAAAATTAAGAAAATCTAGTATAGGCTATGTATCTCAATTTTTACAAATCTTACCCAGATTATCAGCTGTTGATGTTGTTAGTGAACAGTTAATTTTAAAAGGAGAAAGTGAAGTAATTTCGCGATTAAAAGCAAAAGAAATGCTTTCTTATTTATCAATTAGAGAAGAGTTATTTAATCTCTCTCCTTTAAGTTTTTCAGGAGGAGAGCAGCAAAGAGTAAATATTGCAAAAGGAATAATAGCTCCTAAATCCCTCTTATTACTTGATGAACCAACTGCATCTTTAGACAAAACGAATACAATGAAAGTAATTGAAAAATTAAAAGAAATTAAAAAACAAGGTGTTGCAATGATTGGTATTTTCCATGACTTAGAAGCAATGCAAAGTATAAGTGATTCAATTTATGAACTTAAAAGAGTAGGATAA
- a CDS encoding alpha-D-ribose 1-methylphosphonate 5-triphosphate diphosphatase, producing the protein MQTVLRSKNVLINEEFIEADIVIQGSIIKSIDTYKSNEFALDLGDKKIVPGIVDLHSDAIEKEIEPRVGANFPIAFAVAQLDKKLSMCGITTMFHAIGFEDNPKKQRSIDLAKEQIEEIYEANKKHLGVDNLIHARFELSSDEAVEPIKEVIKKGMVNLVSLMDHTPGQGQFKSLQSFKTYYSNYYGLNEEEVQKVVDKKANKNDAKINDLIACVKEHNLTLLSHDDDCIEKLDALFSLGVKISEFPLDLEVAKHAVKNGMATGMGAPNIVRGGSQGGNISAITLVKENVCKYLCSDYHPASMLQAVYKIQEDSHLSLAQAFSMITCTPAKYANLEDRGEIKENKIADIIVIDDSHIPKVILTIKDGEPIYNAMKNYKL; encoded by the coding sequence ATGCAAACAGTATTAAGAAGTAAAAACGTATTAATAAATGAAGAGTTTATAGAGGCTGATATTGTAATACAAGGTTCAATAATAAAAAGTATTGATACTTATAAATCAAATGAGTTTGCCCTAGATTTAGGAGACAAAAAAATTGTACCTGGAATTGTTGATTTACATTCAGATGCAATTGAAAAAGAGATTGAGCCAAGAGTGGGTGCCAATTTTCCAATAGCATTTGCTGTAGCACAATTAGATAAAAAACTATCAATGTGTGGAATTACAACTATGTTTCACGCTATTGGCTTTGAAGACAATCCAAAAAAACAAAGAAGTATTGACTTAGCCAAAGAGCAAATAGAAGAAATTTACGAAGCTAATAAAAAACATCTGGGAGTTGATAATTTAATTCATGCAAGATTTGAATTATCAAGCGATGAAGCAGTTGAACCAATAAAAGAAGTAATTAAAAAAGGCATGGTAAATTTAGTTTCTTTAATGGACCATACTCCAGGACAAGGACAATTTAAATCTTTGCAAAGTTTTAAAACATACTATTCTAATTATTATGGCCTAAATGAAGAAGAAGTACAAAAAGTAGTAGATAAAAAAGCAAATAAAAATGATGCAAAAATCAATGATTTAATAGCTTGTGTAAAAGAGCATAATTTAACACTCTTAAGTCATGATGATGATTGTATTGAAAAACTTGATGCTTTGTTTTCTTTAGGTGTTAAAATATCAGAATTCCCACTTGATTTAGAGGTTGCTAAACATGCAGTAAAAAACGGTATGGCAACTGGAATGGGAGCACCAAATATTGTACGAGGTGGCTCACAAGGTGGGAACATATCAGCAATAACATTAGTAAAAGAAAATGTGTGTAAATATTTATGCTCTGATTACCACCCCGCTTCTATGTTACAAGCAGTATATAAAATACAAGAAGATAGCCACTTATCTCTTGCTCAAGCTTTTTCCATGATTACATGCACACCTGCTAAATATGCAAACTTAGAAGACAGAGGTGAAATAAAAGAGAATAAAATAGCAGATATTATTGTAATAGATGATTCCCATATTCCAAAAGTTATTTTAACAATTAAAGATGGCGAACCTATTTATAATGCTATGAAAAACTACAAATTATAA
- a CDS encoding AAA family ATPase encodes MQKKIVLIVGASGVGKDTLLKNIKKSLKNKANFITRYITREADLNEKNYFLDPLAFDLLKINKFFVSSWAAHNNFYGISKNSIKEGLNIISISRSSIKDFEAFYDNVYTINITVPKEELRKRLIKRARENKDEIEERLNRSYDCIESNNLIHFDNSEDIGRSSESLLNLLSQIKEEK; translated from the coding sequence ATGCAAAAGAAAATAGTTTTAATTGTTGGAGCTAGTGGCGTTGGCAAGGATACTTTATTAAAGAATATAAAGAAGTCTTTAAAAAACAAAGCTAATTTTATTACAAGATATATTACAAGAGAAGCGGATTTAAATGAAAAGAACTATTTTCTGGATCCTTTGGCTTTTGATCTTTTGAAAATTAACAAATTTTTCGTATCTTCTTGGGCTGCTCATAATAATTTTTATGGAATTTCAAAAAATTCCATAAAAGAGGGATTAAATATAATTTCTATTTCTCGTTCAAGTATTAAAGATTTTGAAGCTTTTTATGATAATGTTTATACAATAAATATCACTGTACCAAAAGAAGAACTTAGAAAAAGATTAATAAAAAGAGCAAGAGAAAATAAAGATGAAATAGAAGAAAGATTAAACAGATCTTATGATTGCATAGAATCAAATAATCTTATTCATTTTGACAACTCAGAGGATATTGGTAGAAGTAGTGAAAGTTTATTAAATTTATTATCTCAAATAAAAGAAGAAAAATGA
- a CDS encoding MBL fold metallo-hydrolase: MKITFLGTADSAGIPVHNCLCEVCELYRKDKKVNLSTCAYVEIDNSIILLDAGIENISNIFDSKKIEAVFLTHFHADHCLGLLRLRHSLDAIKCFHPKDKNGFSDLFKHPHSMQYNIIKDFESKEIKGIKFTAIPLEHSKKTLGYLLEYKNKKIAYLSDCFNIKEKTMDFLKTKNLDYVFIDACYDENKTKGNHFNYIQASKVLDILNAKNSYLMHISHTTQNYILKNNIQLKYKYLKENDEFNLS, encoded by the coding sequence ATGAAAATTACATTTTTAGGAACAGCTGATAGTGCAGGAATTCCTGTACATAATTGCCTTTGTGAAGTATGTGAATTATATAGAAAAGACAAAAAAGTCAATTTATCTACTTGTGCATATGTAGAAATAGACAATTCAATTATTTTATTAGATGCTGGAATAGAAAACATAAGTAATATTTTTGATTCTAAGAAAATAGAAGCTGTATTTTTAACGCACTTTCATGCAGATCATTGTTTAGGCCTACTACGATTAAGGCATTCGCTTGATGCTATTAAATGTTTCCACCCTAAAGATAAAAATGGTTTTTCTGATTTATTTAAACATCCACATTCGATGCAATATAATATAATTAAGGATTTCGAATCAAAAGAAATAAAAGGTATAAAATTTACAGCTATTCCTTTGGAACATTCAAAAAAAACTCTTGGTTATTTACTTGAATATAAGAATAAAAAAATAGCATATTTATCTGATTGTTTTAATATCAAAGAAAAAACTATGGATTTTTTAAAAACAAAAAATTTAGATTATGTTTTTATAGATGCATGTTATGATGAAAACAAAACAAAAGGAAATCATTTTAATTATATTCAAGCAAGTAAAGTATTAGATATATTAAACGCTAAAAATTCATATTTAATGCACATTTCACATACAACACAAAACTATATTTTAAAAAATAATATTCAATTAAAATATAAGTATTTGAAAGAAAATGATGAATTTAATTTATCTTAA
- a CDS encoding YwbE family protein — protein MIRDHREREDITIGLKVKVVLKKDQRSGILTAGKVKKHLTSSAYHPRGIKVMLEDGQVGRVQEFIL, from the coding sequence ATGATTAGAGATCACAGAGAAAGAGAAGATATTACTATTGGTTTAAAAGTTAAAGTAGTATTAAAAAAAGATCAACGATCTGGCATTTTAACAGCTGGAAAAGTTAAAAAACATTTAACTTCTTCTGCTTATCATCCAAGAGGTATAAAAGTTATGCTTGAAGATGGTCAAGTTGGACGTGTACAAGAATTTATACTATAA
- a CDS encoding LysE family translocator, which translates to MSAITDIYLFILAGLLLNITPGVDLLYVLNKSIAKGFKVGIVASLGISAGCLFHFVLVVLGLSALLEASPTAFLLVKYIGALYLLYLGIAMFLSSKKNTNKKEDNSKAQYKKIYYSGILINILNPKVALFFITFLPQFINVDSSEKSMGLLILGLIFIALASIVNSIIAYVSCNISNKFTYKDSFTKYIKKIVGTLFIGLAIKLSLDV; encoded by the coding sequence ATGAGTGCTATTACTGATATCTATTTATTTATTCTTGCAGGTTTATTATTGAATATTACACCTGGCGTTGATTTATTGTATGTTTTAAATAAAAGCATAGCTAAAGGATTTAAAGTTGGTATTGTGGCATCTTTAGGCATTAGTGCGGGTTGTTTGTTTCATTTTGTATTAGTTGTTCTTGGATTATCTGCTTTACTTGAAGCTTCTCCTACTGCATTTTTACTTGTTAAATATATTGGCGCTTTATACTTATTGTATCTTGGTATTGCTATGTTCTTAAGTTCTAAGAAAAATACGAATAAAAAAGAAGATAACTCAAAAGCACAGTACAAAAAAATATACTATTCTGGTATTTTAATTAATATTTTAAATCCAAAAGTGGCATTGTTTTTTATTACTTTTTTACCACAATTTATTAATGTAGATTCGAGTGAAAAAAGTATGGGTTTATTGATATTGGGATTGATTTTTATAGCTCTTGCAAGCATTGTTAATAGTATAATTGCTTATGTATCTTGTAATATAAGTAATAAATTTACCTATAAAGATTCTTTTACTAAATATATTAAAAAAATTGTAGGCACATTATTCATAGGATTGGCTATTAAATTATCATTGGATGTGTGA
- a CDS encoding arylamine N-acetyltransferase yields MSINEILERVNLSDSILEEEKNLKTLNLLISAFLQEIPYENLDFFHKKIPSFHLYNVYEKIVENNRGGICYENNTLFAYLLNELGFDVYMIFCKIKDTTYISSDFPHLALIVKLNNKSYLVDVGFGQNVREALDTNNDKYISVYEDIEYYIKENKNTFSLFSRYKNDKENESYSFDLTKVSLHDYENIFDNVRKDVTVPLLVSKASKEGRVTLTDSFLSIKTKDLKRKWEISSENKYEVLRDYFNIHV; encoded by the coding sequence TTGAGTATAAATGAAATTTTAGAAAGGGTCAATCTTTCTGATAGTATACTAGAAGAAGAGAAAAACCTGAAAACACTTAATCTTCTTATTTCTGCTTTTTTACAAGAAATCCCTTATGAAAACTTAGACTTTTTTCACAAAAAAATTCCCTCTTTTCACCTTTATAATGTTTATGAAAAAATAGTTGAAAACAATAGAGGTGGTATTTGTTATGAAAATAATACACTTTTTGCTTATCTTTTAAATGAGCTTGGTTTTGATGTGTATATGATTTTTTGTAAAATAAAAGATACAACTTATATTTCTTCTGATTTCCCCCATTTAGCATTAATAGTGAAACTTAATAATAAAAGTTATTTAGTAGATGTTGGTTTTGGACAAAATGTTAGAGAAGCTCTAGATACGAACAATGATAAGTATATATCCGTGTATGAGGATATTGAGTATTATATTAAAGAAAATAAAAATACTTTTTCTTTGTTTTCACGCTATAAAAATGATAAAGAAAATGAATCTTATTCTTTTGATTTAACAAAAGTTTCTTTACATGATTATGAAAATATTTTTGATAATGTAAGAAAAGATGTTACGGTACCCTTGTTAGTAAGTAAAGCTTCAAAAGAGGGCAGAGTCACTTTAACCGACAGTTTCCTAAGCATAAAAACAAAAGACTTAAAACGAAAATGGGAAATTTCTTCTGAAAATAAATATGAAGTGTTAAGAGATTATTTTAATATACATGTCTAA